A single genomic interval of Bos indicus isolate NIAB-ARS_2022 breed Sahiwal x Tharparkar chromosome 5, NIAB-ARS_B.indTharparkar_mat_pri_1.0, whole genome shotgun sequence harbors:
- the LOC109558376 gene encoding olfactory receptor 8S1-like, with the protein MKNLSTIDEFVLLGLSTDPDIQTMLFVLFLGIYLLTLMGNLMMILVIRADPHLHTPMYFFLGHLSFLDICHSSITIPKMLQNFLSQRKTLSVWGCITQSFFFIFSGGTESCLLSAMAYDRYAAICHPLLYTMIMNGPLCTAMVSAAWVMGFLNSLVNNLCTQNLQFCGPNIISHFSCELPSLFPLSCSDTMPNTILLAGSTAFLGLVTLPPILFSYSKIILAILSISSSKGQGKAFSTCSSHLTVVLSFYGTALFRYISPSSGSVLEQVVSIQYGVITSLINPLIYSFKNQEVKAALQRILRQQICVSG; encoded by the coding sequence ATGAAAAATCTTAGCACTATTGATGAATTTGTGCTGCTGGGGTTGTCTACTGACCCGGATATCCAGACCATGCTCTTTGTTCTCTTCTTGGGGATTTACCTCCTGACCCTGATGGGGAACCTGATGATGATCCTGGTGATCAGGGCTGATCCTCACCTGCACacgcccatgtacttcttccttggTCATTTGTCTTTCCTAGACATATGCCACTCTTCAATCACCATACCCAAGATGCTGCAGAATTTCCTGTCTCAGAGGAAAACACTTTCAGTGTGGGGATGCATTACCCagagtttctttttcattttctctggaggCACAGAGAGCTGCCTGCTCTCTGctatggcctatgaccgctatgctGCCATCTGTCACCCTCTGCTCTACACTATGATCATGAATGGACCTCTGTGCACTGCAATGGTCAGTGCAGCATGGGTGATGGGGTTTCTGAACTCACTAGTGAATAATCTTTGTACCCAGAACTTACAGTTCTGTGGTCCCAATATCATCTCCCACTTCAGTTGTGAACTGCCTTCACTCTTCCCTCTGTCCTGCAGTGACACCATGCCTAACACCATCCTGCTGGCTGGGTCCACTGCATTTCTAGGACTTGTGACACTTCCTCCGATCCTCTTCTCTTACTCAAAAATTATTCTTGCCATTTTAAGTATCTCCTCCTCTAAAGGCCAAggcaaagccttctccacctgctcctcccacctcacCGTGGTGCTCTCGTTCTATGGGACAGCTCTATTCAGGTACATCAGCCCCTCTTCAGGATCAGTCCTGGAGCAAGTTGTCTCCATACAGTATGGTGTGATCACATCCTTGATAAACCCCCTCATTTACAGCTTCAAGAACCAGGAGGTGAAGGCAGCTCTGCAGAGGATACTGAGGCAGCAAATATGTGTCTCAGGGTAA